The Anaerobranca californiensis DSM 14826 genomic sequence TGGTGATAATGTTGAAGATAGACTGGGCCATTTTAAATTTTTATTTTTTTATATATTAAGTGGAGTACTTGCTGCCCTTGTCCATTACTTTTTTTATTTGAATTCGCCAATAGTGACAATAGGAGCTTCTGGAGCAATATCGGGGATAATGGGTATATACTTTATTTTATTTCCCTATGCCAAAATAAAGACCCTTTTTTTAGTTTTATGGTTGCCATTTTTTATCTATATTCCGGCCTTTCTTTACATTGGACTTTGGTTTATTTCCCAAATTTCTAATGGGATATTAAGCCTTTTTGGACCTGTCTATGGTTTTGGTATTGCCTGGTGGGCTCATATTGGAGGATTTGTCTATGGTGTTTATGTTGGGAGAAAACACAAAAGAAAATGGCTTTTTAGGTATAAGGTATAGTATGGGAAATATCTTTATTGTCTAGGAAAGATTGATATTATATAATTATAGCATTGGAAAAAATTATATTGAAAGGTGATAATATTGGAAGAACTCAATAAAGCAAATTTAAAACCAGTAGTTAAATGGGCAGGTGGTAAAGGGCAATTAATTTCTACAATTGCTGATTACTTGCCGTTAGAATTAAAAGAAAATAAAATTGAAAAATATATTGAGCCCTTTGTTGGCGGTGGGGCAGTACTGTTTTATTTATTACAAAACTATGATTTTAAAAAAATAGTTATTAATGATTTAAACAGAGATTTAATTAACTTATATAAAATTATTAGAGATGATGTAGAAAAGTTGATAAAGGAGTTAAATAAAATTTCCGATGTTTATCTAGATTTAAATGAAGAGAATAAGAAAAAATACTATTATGATATAAGGAGAGAATTTAATCAAGGGGAATTAGATTTTGTAGTTAAAGGAGCTTATTTTATTTTTTTAAATAAAACGTGTTTCAATGGATTGTATAGGGTTAACAGTAAAGGAGATTTTAATGTACCCCATGGAAAATATAAAAACCCTAAAATTTTGGATAGAGAAAATTTATTAAACCTGTCAAAAGCACTACAACAAATAACAATTTTAAATAAAGATTTTGAAGAAATAGAAGAAGAAGTAGATGAAAAAACTTTCGTTTATTTTGACCCTCCTTATCGTCCATTAAATAGTACTTCTAGTTTTACTTCATATAATTCGAATGACTTTAATGATAGTGAACAAATTAGATTAGCCAATTTTTTTAAA encodes the following:
- a CDS encoding DNA adenine methylase yields the protein MEELNKANLKPVVKWAGGKGQLISTIADYLPLELKENKIEKYIEPFVGGGAVLFYLLQNYDFKKIVINDLNRDLINLYKIIRDDVEKLIKELNKISDVYLDLNEENKKKYYYDIRREFNQGELDFVVKGAYFIFLNKTCFNGLYRVNSKGDFNVPHGKYKNPKILDRENLLNLSKALQQITILNKDFEEIEEEVDEKTFVYFDPPYRPLNSTSSFTSYNSNDFNDSEQIRLANFFKKLDSKGAKLMLSNSDPKNTDLNDNFFDELYKGYKILRVKANRNINSDKGGRGKINELLILNY
- a CDS encoding rhomboid family intramembrane serine protease codes for the protein MIPLRDINPTGKFPYLTIFLIAVNTAIFIYQMGLPQDMTINFIETYGFIPGELTKAIIQGSFSQIWENIKTIISSMFLHGSFMHLISNMWALWLFGDNVEDRLGHFKFLFFYILSGVLAALVHYFFYLNSPIVTIGASGAISGIMGIYFILFPYAKIKTLFLVLWLPFFIYIPAFLYIGLWFISQISNGILSLFGPVYGFGIAWWAHIGGFVYGVYVGRKHKRKWLFRYKV